The Nicotiana tabacum cultivar K326 chromosome 14, ASM71507v2, whole genome shotgun sequence genome contains a region encoding:
- the LOC142169053 gene encoding uncharacterized protein LOC142169053 yields MSFTCELEHRALWALRQLNLDMKAVGTNRVTELHDHDELHYHDFESIRLYKERMKMIHDKNIVEHNFKLGDLVLLYNSRLKLFPGKLKSRWLGPFCVLEVHPTKAVAIESKDGVQKFTVNGKRLKHHLGMDEEKVVSVIYLKEPQVLSEP; encoded by the coding sequence atgtcaTTTACCTGTGAGCTGGAGCATAGAGCTTTGTGGGCACTGAGGCAATTGAATCTCGATATGAAAGCTGTAGGTACAAATAGAGTCACAGAGTTGCACGATCACGATGAGTTACATTACCATGATTTTGAGAGCATAAGATTatacaaagagagaatgaaaatGATCCATGACAAGAATATTGTGGAGCACAATTTTAAACTTGgagatttggtactgttgtataATTCACGACTGAAATTGtttccgggcaagttgaagtcaagaTGGTTAGGACCATTTTGTGTACTAGAGGTACATCCTACGAAAGCAGTGGCAATTGAGTCGAAAGATGGAGTTCAGAAGTTCACGGTTAATGGAAAAAGGTTGAAACATCACCTTGGCATGGATGAGGAAAAAGTTGTGTCGGTGATTTATTTGAAGGAGCCCCAAGTGTTGAGTGAACCTTGA